The genomic stretch CCTTGAACTTGCCCGGCACCGGCCGCCACAGGGAATGCACGAGCCCAAGCACCGTGTAGCACTCCCGCAGATTGTTCACGATGACCCGAAACGCGATCATGTCGAAGATCTGATCAAGGGTCAGCCCGCGCTGCTTCATCTTGTGATAGATGGAATAGATGTGCTTGATGCGGCCCTTGACCCGCCCGTTGATCTCGTTTTCGTGCAGGACGTCCTGGATCATGGCGCTGACCTTGTCGATATAGGCCTGGCCCTGATCCTGGTAACGATTGATGCCTTCGGAAATCTGGGCATACACGTCGGGCTTCATGTACCTCAGGCCATGATTCTCAAGCTGCACCTTGATGCGGTAGAGACCAAGCCTGTTGGCCAGAGGCGCGTAGATGCCGAGGGTTTCCTGGGCAATGGCGCGCTGCTTGTATTCCTTCTGGAATTCAAGGGTGGATATGTTGTGCAGGCGGTCGGCGAGCTTGACCAGGATGACCCGGATATCGTCGGCCATGGCCAGGATCATCTTGCGGATGTTTTCGGCCTGGGCCTGCTCCTTGGACTCGAAGTTCATCTTGCTGATCTTGGTCACGCCCTCGACGATGGCACCGACCTCGGGTCCGAAAAGCTCGACGATCTGCGGGATGGAGGCATCAGTGTCCTCCACCGTGTCGTGCAGCAATCCGGCGACGATGGTTGCCGCATCAAGTCGCAAATCCACAAGAATATTGCTTACTTCCAGAGGATGGGACAAATAGGGTTCGCCGGAAAGCCGGATTTGGCCGGCATGGGCGGCAGCGGAAAAGACATAAGCCTTCTGGATGAGCGCCACGTCCAGCGGGGAGAGATATGTGGACGCCTGGTCCAGAATGTCGGTAATGCGAATCATGTTTTTTCCTGTAGGCCCGGGGATATGGAACCAAATCCAGCTTGAAATTGGCCTTCAGACCTTAAAATGTCAACTTCTCTTTGGCGCTCCTCCCCAGAGACGGCCGCAAAGGGCACCAGCCCCCGGGAGCCCTGGCAGGGCAAGCGCAATGCCGCCCGAAGGGTCGATGGCTGCATCCTTGAAAAATAACTCCAGCCACATTTTTGCCAACTTGGGTAGACATACAGATGGATAATCAGTTTGAAATATGTCATACGTTTTTATCCAAAGAAGATGTCAATTCCACCCTTCCCGGTCCGAATTCTCGCGAGAACTGGGCACGTTAGCGCTCTGCGGATAATCTTCAAAAAGATCTTTCTCAAATTGTCACAGCTCTTGATAAAGAATTGTGATTTGTTTAAATGGTTCAATTGTGCCGTGCCGTGCTTAGCGTCCAAAGCTCCAAAAGTGACGGCAGGCCTGATATATCACCGCCCAAGGCGGTTTTACGGAGATAAACCCAAAAGATGTCCCATTCCGACGAAGCACGCATCCAACGCATCGTGCATAACTTTTTGTCTGACAATATTCCCGAACACATCCGCGACGGGGCCCAATATCTCATTGCCGACGGTGGCATACAAAAAATCGACATCCGCCGCGAAGAGGAATCCTGGGATGTGGAAGGTCAGATCCAGGGAGATGATTTCCAGACCTATTCCTCGGAACTGGGCATCAACCTCGACCAGGGCACCGTCCATTCCTATTGCAACTGCCAGGATTCGTTCTCCGGCATCTGTCGCCACGTAGCGGCCACGGCCCTGGGCCTTCTCTCCAAGCTCGACGTCAAGCGCGAGGTGGAGTCCCAGCCCATCAAGTCCGAATGGAAACAGAGCTTCCGCTATTTCTTTTCCACCGCCCTTGAGCCGGAACCGGGCCATCATTATTTCATATATCGCTTCTTCGCCGAGACCGGGCGTTTGCAGGTCGAATTTTTCCGCGCCCGGCAGAACAAATCGGGGTTGTCCACGGTCCAGAACCCCGTGACCCTGGAACAGATCATCCGCAACCCGGACTGGTGCGAAATATCTCCGGAACTGCCCAAAGTGGCTGAACAGATCGGCCAGTATCTCGACTATTACGGCCACAGGGTCGAGATTCCCTTCGGGCTCATGACCTGGTTCTTCTGGGCCATCAAGAACGAATACTACCAGTTGTGGGAAGAATCCGAGCAGCCGGTGCGCATCGAAAGCACGCCCATGCGCCTGCAGCTGCGGCCGAAGTTCACCGACGAAGGCCTGTCGTTCGACATCATGCTTGGACGCGAGGGCAAGGTGCCCTTCTCCATCCTGAACCAGAACGTGTCCTTTTACGGCCATCTGCCTCTTTGGGTCTGCCTCAAGCACAGCTTCTACCCGGTGCAGACGGGCCTGCGCCCGAGCCTGATCCAGGAGCTCGTAATCTCGCCCCCGATCATCCCGCACGCGGACATTTCCGAATTCCTGGACCGCGTCTGGACCCAAATTCCGGCCTCGGACCTGCACGGCCAGGAAGAGTTCCTGGAACGCATGCAGCCCATTTTCGTGCCCGCGAACTACAACCCGAAGCTCTTCCTGAACGAGGAAGGCAGCCTGCTCACCCTTGAGATCCAGAACATCTACGAGACCGAGCACGGCGACATCTCCCTGCCCGGCCCGAACCAGGACCTGCAGACCGGCAGCTACCAGTTCGAGGGCAAATCCTTCCTGATCCGCCGCGACCAGGAGGAGGAAGAGGCGCTTCTGACCACGCTCATGGACATGAACTTCCAGCCCAGAAGCAGCGCCATCTGGTTCCTGGAGCCCGAAGAGGCCATCACCTTCCTGCTCGATGCCTACCCGAAACTGGTCGAGGCCTACCGGGTCTACGGCGAGAAGGATCTGGCACGCTACAAGGTCCGCCTGACCCCGCCCAACGTGGTGGCCACGGTGGAGACGCAGGAAGAGGACAAGTGGTTCAACCTGGAGATAAACGTCGAGTACGACGACATCTCCGTCCCTATAGACAAGATCTGGAAAGCCTGGACCCAGGGCAAGCGCTATGTGCAGCTCAAGGACGGCTCCTACACCAGCCTGCCCGAGTCGTGGCTTGAAAAGCTCGGCCACAAGCTCATCGCCCTCGGCCTTGATCCGGAAAAACCGCCCAAGAAGCGTTTCGAGAACTTCGAGGCCCCGGTCCTGGACAAGATCCTCGAAGACATCCCCGAGACCACGTCCGACGGATTCTGGGATACCCTGCGCGACAAGATCAACGACTTCCAGGAGATCAAGCAGGTCGAAAAGCCCAAGGGCCTGGACGCGACCCTGCGCCCCTACCAGTTGCAGGGCGTGAGCTACCTGAACTTTCTGCGCGAATACCACTTCGGCGGCATCCTGGCCGACGAGATGGGCCTGGGCAAGACCATCCAGACCCTGACCTTCCTGCAGTACATGAAGGAACAGGGGCACAAGGGCCCCAACCTGATCATCGTGCCCACCTCGGTCCTGCCCAACTGGGAACGCGAGGCTCAAAAATTCGTGCCGGACATGAAACGTCT from Desulfomicrobium apsheronum encodes the following:
- a CDS encoding DEAD/DEAH box helicase is translated as MSHSDEARIQRIVHNFLSDNIPEHIRDGAQYLIADGGIQKIDIRREEESWDVEGQIQGDDFQTYSSELGINLDQGTVHSYCNCQDSFSGICRHVAATALGLLSKLDVKREVESQPIKSEWKQSFRYFFSTALEPEPGHHYFIYRFFAETGRLQVEFFRARQNKSGLSTVQNPVTLEQIIRNPDWCEISPELPKVAEQIGQYLDYYGHRVEIPFGLMTWFFWAIKNEYYQLWEESEQPVRIESTPMRLQLRPKFTDEGLSFDIMLGREGKVPFSILNQNVSFYGHLPLWVCLKHSFYPVQTGLRPSLIQELVISPPIIPHADISEFLDRVWTQIPASDLHGQEEFLERMQPIFVPANYNPKLFLNEEGSLLTLEIQNIYETEHGDISLPGPNQDLQTGSYQFEGKSFLIRRDQEEEEALLTTLMDMNFQPRSSAIWFLEPEEAITFLLDAYPKLVEAYRVYGEKDLARYKVRLTPPNVVATVETQEEDKWFNLEINVEYDDISVPIDKIWKAWTQGKRYVQLKDGSYTSLPESWLEKLGHKLIALGLDPEKPPKKRFENFEAPVLDKILEDIPETTSDGFWDTLRDKINDFQEIKQVEKPKGLDATLRPYQLQGVSYLNFLREYHFGGILADEMGLGKTIQTLTFLQYMKEQGHKGPNLIIVPTSVLPNWEREAQKFVPDMKRLVIYGARRENLFKKIESSELIITTYALLRRDLDELLKFEFNAVILDEAQNIKNPNTITARSVRKMQARFRLCLSGTPIENTLLELWSLFEFLMPGFLGSQASFQKGFVKPIKDGDDDSLGYLKARVKPFILRRTKNEVAKDLPPKIENIYYSALLDDQRDLYSALAKKLKEQVLQDVDEKGIGQSQISILDALLKLRQICCHPRLLKLDMPGFNANLSSGKFEAFKDLVTSIIDDGHKVLVFSQFVQMLHIIRNWLHMVEIPFCYLDGTSKDRFEQVDKFNNTPEIPIFLISLKAGGTGLNLTSADYVIHYDPWWNPAVEDQATDRTHRIGQTRQVFAYKMICENTVEEKILKLQESKKGIADSIIPGQSAWKSLTRSDLEMLFEI